Proteins encoded by one window of Nitrospiraceae bacterium:
- the gltA gene encoding NADPH-dependent glutamate synthase, translating to MAEPKKIIPKKNPMPEQNPMERAKKFTEVALGYQEETALKEAERCLQCKVPKCIEGCPVSVPIPRFIKAITEKDYKKAFDIIREVNVLPAVCGRVCPQESQCEKYCTLTKKFESVAIGRLERFAADWVIKNGLTEIPVSAPPTGKKIAVVGSGPSGLTCAFDLAKSGHKVTIFEALHEPGGVLIYGIPEFRLPKNIVAKEIDTLKKMGVEITTNAVVGKLMTVDELMHEFDACFIGTGAGLPRFMGIDGENLNGVYSANEFLTRANLMRAYNFPEYDTPIKIGERVAVVGGGNVAMDSVRTAKRLGAKEAIIIYRRSEEEMPARLEEVHHAKEEGIRFEMLTNPVRIIGENGWVKAIECIKMDLSEPDESGRRKPVQKKGSEFQIPIDIVIMAVGTSVNPLVPRSTKDLKLTKWGYIIVDETTGKTSREGIYAGGDIVTGSATVISAMGAGRKAAKAINEYLSKKSK from the coding sequence ATGGCTGAACCAAAAAAAATCATACCTAAAAAAAATCCAATGCCTGAACAGAACCCTATGGAAAGGGCAAAAAAATTCACAGAGGTTGCTCTCGGATATCAGGAAGAAACCGCATTAAAAGAAGCAGAGCGATGCCTTCAATGTAAAGTTCCAAAATGTATTGAGGGATGCCCTGTAAGCGTTCCGATTCCCAGATTCATAAAGGCTATTACAGAAAAAGATTATAAAAAAGCATTCGACATTATAAGAGAGGTTAATGTCCTGCCTGCAGTGTGCGGAAGAGTCTGCCCTCAAGAAAGCCAGTGTGAAAAATACTGTACTCTGACAAAAAAGTTCGAGTCAGTCGCAATCGGAAGGCTTGAGAGATTTGCAGCGGACTGGGTAATAAAAAACGGTCTTACTGAAATCCCTGTGTCAGCTCCTCCAACAGGCAAAAAAATAGCGGTTGTGGGAAGCGGACCATCCGGGCTTACATGTGCCTTTGATCTGGCAAAATCAGGACATAAGGTTACGATATTCGAGGCATTGCATGAGCCCGGGGGAGTGCTTATATACGGTATCCCTGAGTTCAGACTTCCTAAAAACATTGTTGCTAAAGAAATCGACACTCTGAAAAAAATGGGTGTTGAGATTACAACAAATGCTGTAGTAGGAAAATTAATGACTGTCGATGAGCTGATGCATGAATTTGATGCATGTTTCATCGGGACAGGCGCTGGACTTCCAAGATTTATGGGCATTGATGGTGAAAACCTAAATGGAGTCTATTCGGCAAATGAATTTCTCACGCGCGCAAATCTTATGAGGGCGTATAATTTCCCTGAGTATGACACTCCGATAAAAATCGGCGAGAGAGTTGCTGTTGTCGGAGGCGGAAATGTTGCCATGGATTCTGTAAGAACTGCAAAAAGACTTGGGGCAAAAGAGGCGATCATAATTTATCGGCGTTCCGAAGAAGAAATGCCTGCGAGACTAGAAGAAGTACACCATGCAAAAGAAGAAGGCATAAGATTCGAGATGCTTACTAATCCAGTGAGAATAATCGGAGAAAATGGCTGGGTCAAGGCAATAGAATGCATCAAAATGGATTTGAGCGAACCTGATGAGTCGGGCAGGAGAAAACCTGTTCAGAAAAAAGGATCTGAATTCCAGATACCAATTGATATTGTGATAATGGCTGTAGGAACAAGTGTTAATCCTCTTGTTCCAAGAAGCACAAAAGACCTTAAGCTTACAAAATGGGGATATATCATAGTTGATGAGACAACAGGAAAAACAAGCAGAGAGGGAATTTATGCTGGCGGTGATATTGTCACCGGCTCTGCTACAGTCATATCCGCAATGGGCGCAGGAAGAAAAGCTGCAAAAGCTATCAACGAATACCTCAGCAAAAAAAGCAAATAG
- a CDS encoding segregation/condensation protein A, translating to MEEEYKIKIPVFEGPLDLLLHLIKENKLDIYDIPISLITGQYLKYIEIMKELNLEIAGEFLVIAATLIHIKSRMMLPPDEETPPEEQEDPRLELVQRLLEYQTYKEAALGLKEKEDDWAKVFQREPAAIEEEPEGIEPELCLFDINLFDLLGAFKKIIDKAPTELKEITRETLTVKDKISLIIDILENKETIRFEELFQEDRTRPQLIVTFMALLEIIRLGLARVYQEKDFGNIWVINPQKKEAESPA from the coding sequence GTGGAAGAAGAATATAAAATAAAAATACCTGTTTTCGAAGGTCCTCTTGATCTCCTGCTTCATCTTATCAAAGAGAACAAGCTCGACATTTATGACATACCAATCTCGCTCATAACCGGTCAGTATCTTAAATACATAGAGATAATGAAAGAGCTCAACCTTGAAATTGCCGGAGAATTCCTTGTCATAGCGGCAACGCTTATTCATATTAAATCAAGGATGATGCTGCCTCCTGATGAAGAAACTCCTCCTGAGGAACAGGAAGATCCAAGACTTGAACTTGTGCAGAGGCTGCTTGAATATCAAACCTACAAAGAAGCTGCTCTGGGGCTTAAGGAAAAGGAAGATGATTGGGCAAAGGTATTTCAAAGAGAACCTGCTGCAATAGAAGAAGAACCAGAAGGAATAGAACCAGAACTCTGCCTTTTTGATATAAATCTTTTTGATCTCTTAGGAGCTTTTAAAAAAATAATAGACAAAGCTCCGACTGAACTTAAGGAGATAACAAGGGAAACTCTCACTGTAAAAGATAAGATATCGTTGATTATCGATATACTGGAAAACAAAGAGACTATAAGGTTCGAGGAACTTTTTCAGGAAGACAGGACAAGACCTCAGCTTATAGTCACATTCATGGCATTACTGGAAATTATACGATTAGGTCTTGCCAGAGTGTATCAGGAAAAAGACTTTGGGAATATATGGGTAATCAATCCTCAGAAAAAAGAAGCAGAGAGTCCAGCCTAA
- the cooS gene encoding anaerobic carbon-monoxide dehydrogenase catalytic subunit, giving the protein MDKKTRSANPSAEKIIEWGKANNIETCFDRAEKLKPCPIGHIGACCKHCHMGPCRLTGKNAEEEARGVCGATLSTVTARNLLRMIAAGTAAHSDHARGMVLALLAVATGETKDFKITDVRKLYKVAGILEIEFEGRPVNDVAKDIALKLLEDFGRQTGEINYLKRAPKKTQERWKKWGVVPRGIDREVCETMHRTAIGVDHDPDHLLLQGLRTSLADGWAGSMISTDITDILFGTPQPVKAEASFGIFKEDEVNLIVHGHEPLLAETIVDISSEPEMISYAKSKGAKGINIGGMCCTANEVLMRHGIPTAGGFTNQELGIMTGLVDAMTVDVQCIMPAITELAKKFHTKVITTSEKAKIQGAMHIEFNEHKAKEIAREIIKLAADNFPNRKKTGSHISEKFPVIAGFSHEYIEYMQGGRWRGSFRPLNDAITAGRIRGVVGLAGCDNPRVPSTGLHRFLATELIKNDVLIVSTGCGSAACGTAGYLTPEMALENAGPGLREVCEAIGIPPILHLGSCVDNSRILTIASAMAEEGGLSDEIGGMPAVGIAPEWMSEKAIAIGCYFAASGVPVIFGGSSPVEASKEVTKIMTDVWFERFKGALHFEPNPEKVLSMALEYIDNARTALKLKKYERGQFGTEKVLMDMAARRELEKSAKPHMGIY; this is encoded by the coding sequence ATGGATAAGAAAACTAGAAGCGCTAATCCTTCAGCAGAAAAAATAATCGAGTGGGGGAAAGCAAATAATATAGAAACATGTTTTGACCGGGCAGAAAAACTTAAACCCTGCCCCATCGGTCATATAGGAGCATGTTGCAAACACTGTCATATGGGTCCATGCAGACTAACAGGCAAAAACGCAGAGGAGGAAGCTCGAGGCGTATGCGGAGCAACACTCTCTACAGTTACAGCTAGAAATCTTTTAAGAATGATTGCAGCAGGAACAGCTGCACACTCTGATCACGCAAGAGGAATGGTGTTAGCTCTTCTTGCCGTTGCAACAGGAGAAACAAAAGATTTCAAGATTACTGATGTTAGAAAATTATATAAGGTCGCTGGAATTCTTGAAATAGAATTCGAAGGAAGACCTGTAAATGACGTTGCAAAAGACATTGCACTGAAACTGCTTGAGGATTTCGGCAGACAGACAGGAGAGATAAATTATTTAAAACGTGCGCCGAAAAAGACACAGGAAAGATGGAAGAAATGGGGTGTTGTGCCAAGAGGGATAGACAGAGAGGTCTGCGAAACAATGCATCGGACTGCAATAGGCGTTGACCATGATCCAGACCATCTCCTGCTTCAGGGATTGAGGACATCCCTTGCTGACGGCTGGGCAGGCTCAATGATATCAACTGACATCACAGACATCCTCTTCGGAACACCGCAGCCTGTAAAAGCAGAGGCAAGTTTCGGGATTTTCAAGGAAGATGAGGTAAATCTCATCGTGCACGGACATGAACCATTGCTGGCTGAAACCATCGTTGATATCTCATCAGAACCTGAGATGATATCTTATGCAAAATCCAAGGGCGCAAAAGGCATCAACATCGGAGGCATGTGCTGCACAGCAAATGAAGTTCTGATGAGACACGGAATACCCACAGCAGGCGGATTCACAAACCAAGAGCTTGGTATCATGACAGGTCTTGTTGATGCAATGACCGTTGATGTCCAGTGCATAATGCCTGCAATCACTGAACTTGCGAAAAAATTTCATACAAAGGTTATCACAACTTCTGAAAAGGCAAAGATTCAGGGGGCAATGCATATTGAATTCAATGAACATAAGGCGAAAGAAATAGCAAGAGAGATAATTAAGCTGGCAGCAGACAATTTTCCTAACAGAAAAAAAACTGGAAGCCACATATCAGAAAAGTTCCCTGTTATAGCAGGGTTCTCGCATGAATATATAGAGTATATGCAGGGAGGCAGATGGAGGGGATCATTCAGGCCGCTGAACGATGCTATTACCGCAGGAAGAATACGCGGCGTAGTCGGTCTTGCCGGATGCGACAACCCGAGAGTTCCTTCAACAGGACTCCACAGATTCCTTGCTACAGAACTGATAAAAAATGATGTGCTTATAGTATCAACAGGCTGCGGTTCAGCTGCCTGCGGTACAGCAGGGTATCTCACACCTGAGATGGCTCTGGAAAATGCAGGACCGGGATTGCGCGAGGTATGCGAGGCAATAGGGATCCCTCCGATACTTCACTTAGGTTCATGCGTTGATAATTCACGGATACTCACAATTGCAAGCGCAATGGCTGAAGAAGGCGGACTCTCAGACGAGATCGGCGGAATGCCGGCAGTCGGAATTGCGCCAGAGTGGATGTCTGAAAAAGCGATTGCAATTGGATGCTATTTCGCAGCATCAGGCGTTCCTGTCATATTCGGCGGAAGTTCACCTGTCGAGGCAAGCAAAGAAGTAACTAAAATAATGACTGATGTATGGTTCGAGAGATTTAAGGGTGCGCTCCACTTTGAGCCGAATCCCGAGAAAGTACTCTCTATGGCTCTTGAATACATTGACAATGCAAGAACAGCGCTTAAATTAAAAAAGTATGAGCGTGGGCAGTTCGGCACAGAAAAAGTGCTTATGGATATGGCTGCAAGACGTGAACTTGAGAAATCAGCAAAACCTCATATGGGAATATACTAA
- a CDS encoding N-acetylmuramoyl-L-alanine amidase, producing the protein MLSIFLKIWQIRAKQSILRGVYQDNLRIISKNNYTVPSRIFFRLKKTFLFSIVLFGIILGQGNYLDIPFFSEKELITTANLITQNPVARNAEKPLEANLSEYTNFIDTKQTPISRIFGLGVKKIMIDPGHGGNDPGTIGRLGAKEKEITLDIAKRLKDRLKKHKNLIVIMTRENDTTMPLSKRVEMARTERADLFISVHLNYLPFKPINIIETYYFGPSSDIKTLKLAEQENAGSQFAISEFKQLIEKIGYTLKLEESRKLATSIQKSLYFNSKKNNSTIHNFGVKRAPFVVLVGVDVPSVLAEVSCLSNKEEEIQLNNEMHRDNIARYLEAGILEYLKKGELNYEAKR; encoded by the coding sequence ATGCTGTCAATTTTCTTAAAAATATGGCAGATACGTGCTAAGCAGAGTATCCTGCGAGGTGTCTATCAAGACAACCTAAGGATAATCAGCAAGAACAATTATACTGTCCCGTCAAGAATATTTTTCAGACTGAAAAAAACTTTTTTATTTTCTATCGTACTTTTCGGAATAATTCTAGGTCAGGGGAATTATCTTGATATTCCATTTTTTTCTGAGAAAGAGCTTATTACAACAGCAAATTTAATTACACAGAATCCAGTTGCTCGGAATGCAGAAAAACCATTAGAGGCAAATCTGTCAGAATACACAAACTTCATAGACACAAAACAAACACCAATCAGCCGCATTTTCGGCCTGGGCGTGAAAAAAATAATGATTGATCCAGGTCATGGCGGCAATGACCCAGGTACCATTGGCAGACTTGGTGCAAAAGAAAAAGAGATTACACTTGATATAGCCAAAAGACTAAAAGACAGACTTAAAAAACATAAAAATTTAATTGTGATCATGACAAGAGAAAATGATACAACTATGCCCCTAAGCAAAAGAGTAGAAATGGCCCGCACGGAAAGAGCTGATTTATTCATATCCGTACATCTTAATTATCTACCGTTCAAACCCATAAATATCATAGAGACATATTATTTCGGTCCTTCCAGCGATATAAAAACATTAAAACTTGCAGAGCAGGAAAATGCAGGTTCGCAGTTTGCAATCAGTGAATTCAAACAGCTCATTGAAAAAATAGGTTATACATTAAAACTAGAGGAATCCAGAAAACTGGCGACATCAATTCAAAAAAGTTTATACTTCAACAGTAAAAAAAATAACAGCACTATTCATAATTTCGGAGTAAAGAGAGCGCCATTTGTTGTTCTGGTCGGAGTTGATGTGCCTTCTGTTTTAGCAGAGGTTTCATGCCTTAGCAATAAAGAAGAAGAAATCCAACTTAATAATGAAATGCACAGAGATAATATTGCTCGTTATCTGGAAGCAGGTATTCTCGAATATCTAAAAAAAGGAGAACTGAATTATGAAGCAAAAAGATGA
- a CDS encoding sulfide/dihydroorotate dehydrogenase-like FAD/NAD-binding protein, with product MAKILEKKIIRNPDVFYFKIDAPLISKKAQPGQFVILRIHDKGERIPISLADINPDEGTISLIVMAVGKTTTEMSMLKAGDNILDLCGPLGQPTHIEKIGKVILVGGGFGVAPLYPIGRAFKAAGNHVVTIMGARSNDLLIYEEEMNMVSDKVIITTDDGSKGIKGFVTKALEQELVENGAELVVTVGPAVMMRSVCKTTEPFSTKTIVSLNSIMIDGTGMCGGCRVYVKGETKFACVDGPDFDGHLVDWDVLMSRQKTYIDKEKESFDEWKKRHAGVLSE from the coding sequence ATGGCTAAGATTTTAGAAAAAAAAATAATCCGCAATCCTGATGTATTCTATTTCAAAATAGATGCCCCTCTTATTTCTAAGAAGGCACAGCCCGGACAGTTTGTTATTCTGCGCATTCATGACAAGGGTGAGAGAATACCGATATCACTTGCTGATATAAATCCTGATGAAGGAACAATAAGTCTTATTGTCATGGCAGTAGGAAAAACAACAACCGAGATGTCCATGCTGAAAGCCGGTGATAATATTCTCGATCTCTGCGGTCCGCTTGGCCAGCCGACACACATAGAAAAAATCGGAAAAGTCATTCTTGTAGGTGGAGGTTTTGGAGTTGCTCCTCTGTACCCGATCGGACGGGCATTCAAGGCAGCAGGAAATCATGTAGTAACAATAATGGGCGCAAGAAGCAATGACCTGCTTATTTACGAAGAGGAAATGAATATGGTAAGCGATAAAGTCATCATAACTACTGATGACGGAAGCAAAGGGATCAAGGGATTTGTAACAAAAGCACTTGAGCAGGAGTTAGTGGAAAATGGAGCAGAGCTTGTTGTAACAGTCGGCCCTGCAGTAATGATGCGTTCTGTCTGCAAAACAACAGAACCATTTAGTACAAAGACTATTGTCAGTCTTAACTCAATAATGATTGACGGCACAGGAATGTGCGGAGGATGCAGGGTGTATGTTAAAGGCGAGACAAAATTTGCATGTGTTGACGGCCCTGATTTTGACGGACATTTAGTCGACTGGGATGTTCTTATGAGCAGACAAAAAACATACATTGATAAAGAGAAAGAATCATTTGATGAATGGAAAAAGCGACATGCAGGAGTACTCTCTGAATAG
- a CDS encoding rod shape-determining protein, which translates to MKQKDENTLYAGIDLGTSRSSISSSNGSREWIESYVGWPKDFIAAQVIGKSVLFGSDALQNRLSLDLCRPLEHGVIKEGIEKNEEAVKEIIKHLIELAKPASGQKIHAVVGVPADTLKVNKLSIRKAVAGFAQSLMVVSEPFAVAYGLSLLNNALVIDIGAGTTDFCIMHGTVPSEEDQKTILFAGDYIDEQLFNYLNEKYPNSKFNKNMVRQFKEKYSFVKKIPNEIKVDIPVDGKPVIHDITNEIKRSCESIMPAIIDTTIELIAKFDPEFQAKIKNNIVLAGGGSLIKGIREYLQDALKDYRECRVTTVQDPLFAGSNGALKLAEDMPAKYWEPL; encoded by the coding sequence ATGAAGCAAAAAGATGAAAACACACTATATGCAGGAATCGATCTTGGAACATCCAGGAGTTCAATCTCATCAAGTAACGGTTCAAGAGAATGGATAGAGAGCTATGTTGGCTGGCCTAAAGACTTTATTGCTGCTCAGGTTATAGGCAAATCAGTTCTTTTCGGTTCAGATGCTCTCCAGAACAGACTGTCTCTTGATCTGTGCAGGCCTCTTGAGCATGGCGTGATCAAAGAAGGCATAGAGAAAAATGAAGAGGCAGTAAAGGAAATTATTAAGCATCTTATAGAACTTGCAAAACCAGCTTCTGGACAGAAGATACATGCAGTTGTAGGAGTGCCGGCAGACACATTGAAGGTTAATAAATTATCAATCAGGAAAGCGGTTGCAGGGTTTGCCCAATCCCTTATGGTTGTATCAGAACCTTTTGCAGTGGCATATGGATTAAGTCTCCTTAATAACGCTCTTGTGATAGACATTGGCGCCGGTACAACTGATTTCTGCATTATGCATGGCACTGTTCCTTCTGAAGAAGATCAAAAGACAATACTCTTTGCAGGCGATTATATCGATGAACAACTGTTCAATTACCTGAATGAAAAATATCCCAATTCAAAATTTAACAAAAATATGGTACGCCAGTTCAAGGAAAAATACAGTTTTGTTAAAAAAATTCCTAACGAAATAAAAGTGGATATCCCTGTTGACGGCAAACCTGTAATCCACGACATAACTAATGAAATAAAACGCTCATGCGAAAGCATCATGCCTGCTATAATAGATACAACAATCGAATTGATAGCAAAATTTGACCCTGAATTTCAGGCAAAGATTAAAAACAACATTGTCCTTGCGGGCGGAGGAAGTCTTATTAAGGGGATTCGTGAATATCTTCAGGACGCACTCAAAGATTACAGGGAATGCAGAGTTACAACTGTTCAAGACCCATTATTTGCCGGTTCAAATGGAGCATTGAAACTTGCAGAAGATATGCCTGCAAAATACTGGGAACCTTTATAA